A single window of Streptomyces aquilus DNA harbors:
- a CDS encoding FAD-dependent monooxygenase, whose product MNGTGTGTGTHPVIVVGSGPTGLLLAGDLAGAGVPVTLVEKRPHQISNLSRAFGVHARTLEQLDARGLADDLLATGDTITGLRLFRRLSLDLGTLESRFPFLLITPQYEVERLLERRAREAGVEFRYESEVVGLRQDDGGVDLDVRGPDGVTATLRADYVVGTDGHHSAVRRAIGVDFPGVAVIKSLFLADVRLAEKPEGVLTVNGADDAFAMIASFGDGWYRVMGWNRRHEVPDDAPLDLDEIKEVTRRALGTDYGMHDARWLSRFHSDERQAPRYRVGRVFLAGDAAHVHSPAGGQGMNTGLQDAANLGWKLAAAVQGRAPEGLLDTYEAERHPVGKAVLRSSGGLVRLARAQNPALRALRGLVSAFVNVARPVQRKALGQVSGIGYRYPAPRGAHRLTGTRVPDVALTGGRLYEVLRGGRFVLITPEAYDDQGARKDRLTVAHWTTDRRTTVLVRPDGYVAWAADAADPARTEAALTAHLGS is encoded by the coding sequence ATGAACGGCACCGGCACCGGCACCGGCACCCACCCCGTGATCGTCGTCGGCTCCGGCCCCACCGGCCTGCTCCTCGCCGGTGACCTCGCCGGCGCCGGCGTCCCGGTCACCCTCGTCGAGAAGCGCCCGCACCAGATCAGCAACCTCTCCCGGGCCTTCGGTGTCCACGCCCGCACCCTGGAGCAGCTCGACGCCCGCGGCCTCGCCGACGACCTGCTGGCCACCGGCGACACCATCACCGGCCTGCGTCTCTTCCGTCGGCTGTCGCTCGACCTCGGGACGCTGGAGTCCCGCTTCCCGTTCCTGCTCATCACCCCGCAGTACGAGGTCGAGCGGCTGCTGGAGCGGCGGGCGCGGGAGGCGGGGGTGGAGTTCCGGTACGAGAGCGAGGTCGTCGGGCTGCGGCAGGACGACGGCGGGGTCGACCTCGACGTACGGGGCCCGGACGGGGTGACCGCCACGCTCCGCGCGGACTACGTCGTCGGCACCGACGGCCACCACAGCGCCGTGCGCCGGGCGATCGGCGTGGACTTCCCCGGCGTCGCCGTCATCAAGTCCCTCTTCCTCGCCGACGTCCGGCTCGCCGAGAAGCCCGAGGGCGTGCTCACCGTCAACGGGGCGGACGACGCCTTCGCGATGATCGCCTCCTTCGGCGACGGCTGGTACCGGGTGATGGGCTGGAACCGCCGGCACGAGGTCCCCGACGACGCCCCGCTCGACCTGGACGAGATCAAGGAGGTCACGCGCCGCGCCCTGGGCACCGACTACGGCATGCACGACGCCCGCTGGCTCTCCCGCTTCCACAGCGACGAGCGCCAGGCGCCGCGCTATCGGGTCGGCCGGGTCTTCCTCGCCGGGGACGCCGCGCACGTCCACTCCCCGGCCGGCGGCCAGGGCATGAACACCGGCCTCCAGGACGCGGCCAACCTCGGCTGGAAGCTGGCCGCCGCCGTCCAGGGACGGGCCCCCGAAGGGCTCCTGGACACCTACGAGGCCGAGCGGCACCCGGTGGGCAAGGCGGTGCTGCGCAGCAGCGGCGGGCTGGTCCGGCTGGCCCGCGCGCAGAACCCGGCGCTGCGTGCCCTGCGGGGCCTGGTGTCGGCCTTCGTCAACGTAGCCCGCCCGGTGCAGCGCAAGGCGCTGGGCCAGGTCTCCGGCATCGGCTACCGCTACCCGGCTCCCCGCGGCGCCCATCGCCTCACCGGTACCCGCGTCCCCGACGTCGCCCTGACCGGCGGTCGCCTCTACGAGGTGCTGCGCGGCGGCCGGTTCGTACTGATCACCCCGGAGGCGTACGACGACCAGGGTGCCCGCAAGGACCGGCTGACGGTGGCCCACTGGACGACCGACCGCCGTACGACCGTGCTGGTACGGCCCGACGGATACGTGGCCTGGGCGGCGGACGCGGCGGACCCCGCCCGGACCGAGGCGGCGCTCACCGCCCACCTCGGCAGCTGA
- a CDS encoding MarR family winged helix-turn-helix transcriptional regulator, with protein sequence MSAPRKDPVDAIVDQWAAVRPDLDTKAMEVFGRIFRLSRAMGDRMERAYAPHGISRGEFDVLATLRRSGEPYTLSPRQLSGTLMLTTGGMTGRLDKLERAGLIRRSPDPHDRRGLQVTLTEKGLATVDEAVGAGLTAEATALSTLNAEQADQLADLLRELLAGTEETGR encoded by the coding sequence ATGAGTGCACCGCGCAAGGACCCCGTCGACGCGATCGTCGACCAGTGGGCGGCCGTACGTCCCGACCTCGACACCAAGGCGATGGAGGTCTTCGGACGGATCTTCCGCCTCTCCCGCGCTATGGGCGACCGCATGGAACGGGCGTACGCGCCCCATGGGATCTCCCGCGGCGAGTTCGACGTCCTGGCCACCCTGCGCCGGTCCGGCGAGCCCTACACCCTCTCCCCGCGTCAGCTCTCCGGCACGCTGATGCTCACCACCGGCGGCATGACCGGCCGCCTCGACAAGCTGGAACGCGCGGGCCTGATCCGCCGCTCCCCCGACCCCCACGACCGCCGCGGCCTCCAAGTGACCCTGACGGAGAAGGGGTTGGCCACGGTCGACGAGGCGGTCGGCGCCGGTCTGACCGCCGAGGCGACGGCCCTGTCCACCCTGAACGCCGAACAGGCCGACCAATTGGCCGACCTGTTGCGGGAGTTGCTCGCGGGCACGGAGGAGACGGGCCGCTAG
- the pepN gene encoding aminopeptidase N, with the protein MPGTNLTREEAQQRAQLLTVESYEIDLDLSGAQEGGTYRSVTTVRFDVAESGAESFIDLVAPEVHEVTLNGDALDPAEVFKDSRIALPGLLQGRNVLRVAADCAYTNTGEGLHRFVDPVDQQAYLYTQFEVPDARRVFASFEQPDLKATFQFTVKAPTGWTVISNSPTPEPKDDVWEFEPTPRISSYITALIVGPYHSVHSVYEKDGQSVPLGIYCRPSLAEFLDSDAIFEVTRQGFDWFQEKFDYAYPFKKYDQLFVPEFNAGAMENAGAVTIRDQYVFRSKVTDAAYEVRAETILHELAHMWFGDLVTMEWWNDLWLNESFATYTSIACQAYAPDSRWPHSWTTFANSMKTWAYRQDQLPSTHPIMAEIRDLDDVLVNFDGITYAKGASVLKQLVAYVGMDEFFAGVQAYFKRHAFGNTRLSDLLGALEETSGRDLGTWSQKWLQTAGINILRPEIETDEHGVITSFAIRQEAPALPAGAKGEPTLRPHRIAVGLYELDEDSGKLVRDERVELDVDGELTAVPQLVGKRRPAVVLLNDDDLSYAKVRLDEQSLAFVTEHLGDFESSLPRALCWASAWDMTRDAELATRDYLSLVLSGIGKESDIGVVQSLHRQVKLAIELYADPAAREALLTRWTDATLAHLRSATAGSDHQLAWARAFAATARTPEQLDLLEALLDGSHTIEGLAVDTELRWAFVERLAAVGRFDEAEIAGEYERDKTAAGERHAATARAARPTAEAKAEAWAQVVESDKLPNAVQEAVIGGFVQTGQRELLAPYTDKYFEVVKGIWDTRSHEIAQQIAVGLYPSVQVSEETLAKTDTWLTSAEPNAALRRLVSESRAGVERALRAQAADAAATE; encoded by the coding sequence GTGCCTGGCACAAACCTGACTCGCGAAGAGGCTCAGCAGCGAGCCCAGCTGCTCACCGTCGAGTCCTACGAGATCGATCTCGACCTCTCCGGCGCGCAAGAGGGCGGTACCTACAGGTCCGTGACCACGGTGCGCTTCGACGTGGCCGAGAGCGGCGCGGAGTCCTTCATCGACCTGGTGGCCCCCGAGGTCCACGAGGTCACCCTGAACGGCGACGCGCTCGACCCGGCGGAGGTCTTCAAGGACTCCCGCATCGCGCTCCCCGGCCTGCTCCAGGGCCGCAACGTCCTGCGTGTGGCGGCGGACTGCGCCTACACCAACACGGGCGAGGGCCTGCACCGTTTCGTCGACCCGGTCGACCAGCAGGCGTACCTGTACACCCAGTTCGAGGTGCCGGACGCCCGCCGCGTCTTCGCCTCCTTCGAGCAGCCGGACCTGAAGGCCACCTTCCAGTTCACCGTGAAGGCCCCGACCGGCTGGACGGTCATCTCCAACTCCCCGACGCCGGAGCCCAAGGACGACGTCTGGGAGTTCGAGCCCACCCCGCGGATCTCGTCGTACATCACGGCGCTGATCGTCGGCCCGTACCACTCGGTGCACAGCGTGTACGAGAAGGACGGCCAGTCCGTCCCGCTCGGCATCTACTGCCGTCCCTCGCTCGCCGAGTTCCTCGACTCGGACGCGATCTTCGAGGTGACGCGGCAGGGCTTCGACTGGTTCCAGGAGAAGTTCGACTACGCGTACCCGTTCAAGAAGTACGACCAGCTGTTCGTGCCGGAGTTCAACGCGGGCGCGATGGAGAACGCGGGCGCGGTCACCATCCGCGACCAGTACGTGTTCCGCTCCAAGGTCACGGACGCCGCGTACGAGGTCCGTGCCGAGACGATCCTCCATGAGCTGGCCCACATGTGGTTCGGCGACCTGGTCACCATGGAGTGGTGGAACGACCTGTGGCTGAACGAGTCGTTCGCCACGTACACGTCGATCGCCTGTCAGGCGTACGCGCCGGACAGCCGCTGGCCGCACTCGTGGACGACGTTCGCCAACTCGATGAAGACGTGGGCGTACCGCCAGGACCAGCTGCCCTCCACGCACCCGATCATGGCGGAGATCCGCGACCTGGACGACGTCCTGGTCAACTTCGACGGCATCACGTACGCCAAGGGCGCGAGCGTCCTCAAGCAGCTCGTGGCGTACGTCGGCATGGACGAGTTCTTCGCGGGCGTGCAGGCGTACTTCAAGCGGCACGCGTTCGGCAACACGCGGCTGTCGGACCTGCTGGGCGCGCTGGAGGAGACCTCCGGCCGCGACCTGGGCACCTGGTCGCAGAAGTGGCTCCAGACGGCGGGCATCAACATCCTGCGCCCCGAGATCGAGACGGACGAGCACGGCGTCATCACGTCCTTCGCCATCCGCCAGGAGGCCCCGGCCCTCCCGGCGGGCGCGAAGGGCGAGCCGACGCTGCGCCCGCACCGCATCGCGGTCGGCCTGTACGAGCTCGACGAGGACAGCGGCAAGCTGGTCCGCGACGAGCGCGTCGAGCTGGACGTCGACGGCGAGCTGACGGCCGTGCCGCAGCTGGTCGGCAAGCGCCGCCCGGCGGTCGTGCTGCTGAACGACGACGACCTGTCGTACGCGAAGGTCCGCCTGGACGAGCAGAGCCTGGCGTTCGTGACGGAGCACCTGGGCGACTTCGAGTCCTCGCTCCCCCGCGCCCTGTGCTGGGCGTCGGCCTGGGACATGACGCGCGACGCCGAACTCGCGACCCGCGACTACCTCTCCCTGGTCCTGTCCGGCATCGGCAAGGAGTCGGACATCGGTGTCGTGCAGTCCCTGCACCGCCAGGTGAAGCTGGCGATCGAGCTGTACGCCGACCCGGCGGCCCGCGAGGCGCTGCTGACCCGCTGGACCGACGCCACGCTGGCGCACCTGCGGTCGGCGACCGCGGGCAGCGACCACCAGCTGGCGTGGGCGCGCGCGTTCGCGGCGACGGCCCGTACGCCGGAGCAGCTGGACCTCCTGGAGGCCCTGCTGGACGGTTCGCACACCATCGAGGGCCTGGCCGTGGACACCGAGCTGCGCTGGGCGTTCGTGGAGCGCCTCGCGGCGGTGGGCCGTTTCGACGAGGCCGAGATCGCCGGCGAGTACGAGCGGGACAAGACCGCGGCCGGCGAGCGCCACGCGGCGACCGCCCGCGCGGCCCGTCCGACGGCGGAGGCGAAGGCGGAGGCCTGGGCGCAGGTCGTGGAGTCCGACAAGCTCCCGAACGCGGTCCAGGAAGCGGTGATCGGCGGCTTCGTCCAGACCGGTCAGCGTGAGCTCCTGGCCCCCTACACCGACAAGTACTTCGAGGTGGTCAAGGGCATCTGGGACACCCGCTCCCACGAGATCGCCCAGCAGATCGCGGTCGGCCTGTACCCGTCGGTCCAGGTCTCGGAGGAAACCCTGGCCAAGACGGACACCTGGCTGACGTCCGCCGAGCCCAACGCGGCCCTGCGCCGGCTGGTCTCGGAGTCCCGGGCGGGCGTGGAACGCGCGCTGAGGGCGCAGGCTGCGGACGCGGCGGCGACGGAGTAG
- the malQ gene encoding 4-alpha-glucanotransferase, with translation MTAAEPPSEDLSRLAGLHGVATSYRPAPDRTVDASAAAVTRTLTALGVDTADPAAALAARERELRARLLPPTVVCWSGTPSAALDALPDGTRLRITTEQGETRSAVDQLPPGVHSLTATAPDGRVAEAHLVVAPARLPTPTGRSYGLLVQLYSLLSRRSWGMGDLGDLGELTAWAGRALGAGFVQVNPLHAAVPGAPTDPSPYRPSSRRFPDPVHLRVEDVDEYPYVADRDRVRALSERAALLRESVLEKGALIDRDAVWELKREALELVHEVPLGPGRRAAYADFLAQEGQALEDHATWCALAEVHGSDWSRWPAALRDPRSGETARARAELMDRVDFWSWLAWLTDAQLAAAQRAARDAGMGVGVVHDLAVGVHPQGADTWAQQEYFAAGMSVGAPPDAFNARGQDWGLPPWRPDRLAESGYAPYRRLLRALFRYAGALRIDHVMGLFRLWWVPQGLPPTEGTYVRYDAEAMLAILVLEASRAGAMVIGEDLGTVEPGVRETLRERGVLGTSVLWFERDWEGDGRPLPPERWRADCLATATTHDLPSTAARLTGEHVELRHRLGLLTRGLAEERAEAAADTGEWLEVLSRLGLLHAAGGGRGTSTEEAEVQAVHRFLLRTPARLVGVWLPDAVGDRRPQNLPGTWDQYPNWRLPIADAEGRAVTLEELAGEPRLYALVDVLRERGLDGSGA, from the coding sequence ATGACCGCTGCCGAGCCCCCGTCCGAGGACCTCTCCCGGCTTGCCGGGCTGCACGGCGTCGCCACCTCCTACCGCCCCGCCCCGGACCGCACCGTCGACGCCTCGGCCGCCGCCGTCACCCGCACCCTCACCGCCCTCGGCGTCGACACCGCCGACCCCGCGGCGGCGCTGGCCGCCCGTGAGCGCGAGCTGCGCGCACGGCTGCTGCCGCCGACGGTCGTGTGCTGGAGCGGCACCCCGTCCGCCGCCCTCGACGCCCTCCCCGACGGCACCCGGCTGCGCATCACGACCGAGCAGGGCGAGACCCGCTCCGCGGTCGACCAACTCCCGCCCGGAGTCCACTCGTTGACCGCCACCGCGCCGGACGGCCGGGTCGCCGAGGCCCATCTGGTCGTCGCCCCCGCCCGGCTCCCCACCCCCACCGGACGCTCGTACGGACTGCTCGTCCAGCTCTACTCCCTGCTCTCCCGCCGCTCCTGGGGCATGGGCGACCTCGGCGACCTCGGTGAACTCACCGCCTGGGCCGGACGCGCGCTCGGCGCCGGATTCGTGCAGGTCAACCCGTTGCACGCGGCCGTACCCGGCGCCCCCACCGACCCCTCGCCCTACCGCCCCTCCTCCCGCCGCTTCCCCGACCCGGTGCACCTGCGCGTCGAGGACGTCGACGAGTACCCGTACGTCGCCGACCGCGACCGCGTCCGCGCACTCTCGGAACGGGCCGCGCTCCTGCGCGAATCGGTCCTGGAGAAAGGGGCGTTGATCGACCGGGACGCCGTGTGGGAGCTCAAGCGCGAGGCGCTCGAACTCGTCCACGAGGTCCCCCTCGGGCCCGGCCGGCGCGCCGCCTACGCCGACTTCCTCGCCCAGGAGGGCCAGGCACTGGAGGACCACGCCACCTGGTGCGCGCTCGCGGAGGTGCACGGCTCGGACTGGAGCCGCTGGCCGGCCGCGCTGCGCGACCCCCGGTCCGGCGAAACCGCCCGCGCCCGCGCCGAGTTGATGGACCGCGTCGACTTCTGGTCATGGCTCGCCTGGCTCACCGACGCCCAACTCGCCGCCGCCCAGCGCGCGGCCCGCGACGCCGGGATGGGCGTCGGTGTCGTCCACGACCTCGCGGTCGGCGTGCACCCGCAGGGCGCCGACACCTGGGCGCAGCAGGAGTACTTCGCCGCCGGGATGTCGGTCGGCGCCCCGCCGGACGCCTTCAACGCGCGCGGCCAGGACTGGGGGCTGCCGCCCTGGCGCCCGGACCGTCTCGCCGAGTCCGGTTACGCGCCCTACCGCCGCCTGCTGCGCGCCCTGTTTCGGTACGCCGGTGCGCTGCGCATCGACCACGTCATGGGCCTGTTCCGCCTCTGGTGGGTCCCGCAGGGGCTGCCGCCGACCGAGGGCACCTACGTCCGCTACGACGCCGAGGCCATGCTCGCGATCCTCGTGCTGGAGGCCTCGCGGGCCGGGGCGATGGTCATCGGCGAGGACCTGGGGACCGTGGAGCCCGGGGTGCGCGAGACGCTGCGTGAGCGGGGGGTGCTCGGCACGTCGGTGCTGTGGTTCGAGCGGGACTGGGAGGGGGACGGCCGGCCCCTGCCGCCGGAGCGCTGGCGCGCGGACTGTCTGGCCACCGCCACCACCCACGACCTGCCGTCCACCGCCGCCCGGCTCACCGGAGAACACGTCGAACTCCGGCACCGGCTCGGGCTGTTGACGCGCGGGCTGGCCGAGGAACGGGCCGAGGCGGCCGCCGACACCGGGGAGTGGCTGGAGGTGCTTTCACGCCTCGGGCTGCTGCACGCCGCGGGGGGTGGGCGCGGCACGTCGACGGAGGAAGCCGAGGTGCAGGCCGTGCACCGGTTCCTGCTGCGCACGCCCGCCCGGCTGGTGGGGGTCTGGTTGCCGGACGCGGTGGGGGACCGGCGGCCGCAGAACCTGCCGGGGACGTGGGATCAGTATCCGAACTGGCGGTTGCCGATCGCGGATGCGGAGGGGCGGGCGGTGACGCTGGAGGAGTTGGCGGGGGAGCCTCGGTTGTACGCGTTGGTGGACGTGTTGCGGGAGCGGGGGCTGGACGGGAGTGGGGCTTGA
- a CDS encoding EamA family transporter, with translation MNRAATVLLTALAPVSWGTTYAVTTEFLPADRPLFTGLMRALPAGLVLLALARVLPRGIWWGKAAVLGALNIGAFFPLLFLSAYRLPGGMAAVVGSVGPLFVVGLSAVLLGQRPTTRSVLTGVVAAFGVSLVVLKAAGALDVVGVLAALASAASMSTGTVLTKRWGRPEGVGPLALTAWQLTAGGLLIAPLAFLVEGAPPALDGRAIGGYLYLALANTAVAYWLWFRGIGRLTATQVTFLGPLSPLTAAVVGWAALGQALTPVQLAGMALAFGATVVGQLRQRTPGATAGAPIQTFSFTEKNARKDSMDVTGPALRR, from the coding sequence GTGAACCGCGCCGCGACCGTCCTGCTCACCGCCCTCGCCCCCGTCTCCTGGGGCACCACCTACGCCGTCACCACCGAGTTCCTCCCGGCGGACCGCCCCCTGTTCACCGGCCTCATGCGGGCCCTGCCCGCCGGTCTGGTCCTGCTCGCCCTCGCCCGGGTGCTGCCGCGCGGCATCTGGTGGGGGAAGGCCGCGGTGCTCGGCGCGCTGAACATCGGCGCCTTCTTCCCGCTGCTGTTCCTGTCGGCGTACCGGCTGCCCGGCGGGATGGCGGCGGTCGTCGGGTCGGTCGGGCCGCTGTTCGTGGTGGGGCTCTCGGCGGTGCTGCTCGGGCAGCGGCCCACGACCCGGAGCGTGCTCACCGGGGTCGTGGCGGCGTTCGGCGTCAGTCTCGTCGTACTGAAGGCGGCCGGGGCCCTCGATGTCGTCGGCGTGCTGGCGGCGCTCGCCTCCGCCGCCTCCATGTCCACCGGCACCGTGCTGACCAAGCGCTGGGGCCGGCCCGAGGGGGTGGGCCCGCTGGCGCTCACCGCCTGGCAGTTGACCGCGGGCGGGCTGCTCATCGCGCCGCTGGCCTTCCTGGTCGAGGGCGCCCCGCCGGCGCTCGACGGGCGGGCGATCGGCGGCTACCTCTACCTCGCGCTCGCCAACACGGCCGTCGCCTACTGGCTGTGGTTCCGCGGTATCGGCCGCCTCACCGCCACCCAGGTCACCTTCCTCGGCCCGCTCTCCCCGCTGACCGCGGCGGTCGTCGGCTGGGCGGCGCTCGGCCAGGCGCTGACGCCGGTCCAGCTGGCGGGTATGGCGCTGGCGTTCGGGGCGACGGTGGTCGGCCAGCTGCGGCAGCGGACCCCGGGGGCGACGGCTGGTGCCCCGATCCAAACGTTCAGTTTTACTGAAAAGAACGCTCGTAAAGATTCGATGGACGTGACAGGTCCGGCGCTGCGACGGTAG
- a CDS encoding DMT family transporter: MTDVLERTPTRTTPRAAQTAALGVVCAALATVVWSGSFVTSRALHDSVPPVQQAFWRWIVALMAVAPFGARQAWRQRAAIRRHLGYVVLASFLGVTVYNTLVNQAGLTTPAATMGMIMAASPVLMAVFERASGVRLGRRRAAGLVVACVGVLLLMGGGAGFAAGDLWMIGAACCFAAYSALLRRRPAELGGTAFLFTTFLVGAGLLLPAQGVSVAVQGGFTPTTATLLPLLYVGVASSAVAFLAWNKAIALVGAARAGAVYYLQPVCVALLSWAVLGERVGPVQVLCMALILGGVMLGAAS; encoded by the coding sequence GTGACCGACGTCCTCGAAAGGACCCCCACCCGTACGACCCCGAGGGCCGCGCAGACCGCCGCCCTCGGGGTCGTTTGCGCCGCCCTCGCGACCGTCGTCTGGTCGGGCAGCTTCGTCACCTCGCGTGCGCTGCACGACAGCGTGCCGCCCGTTCAGCAGGCCTTCTGGCGCTGGATCGTGGCGCTCATGGCGGTCGCCCCGTTCGGGGCGCGGCAGGCCTGGCGGCAGCGGGCGGCGATCCGCCGGCACCTCGGATACGTCGTCCTCGCCTCGTTCCTCGGCGTCACCGTCTACAACACCCTGGTCAACCAGGCCGGGTTGACCACCCCGGCCGCCACGATGGGCATGATCATGGCCGCGTCGCCGGTGCTGATGGCGGTGTTCGAGCGGGCGTCCGGCGTACGGCTGGGGCGGCGCCGGGCCGCCGGGCTGGTGGTGGCCTGCGTGGGGGTGCTGCTGCTGATGGGCGGCGGTGCCGGGTTCGCGGCCGGGGACCTGTGGATGATCGGCGCGGCCTGCTGCTTCGCCGCGTACAGCGCGCTGCTGCGGCGCCGGCCCGCCGAACTCGGGGGTACCGCCTTCCTGTTCACCACGTTCCTCGTCGGGGCCGGCCTGCTGCTGCCCGCGCAGGGCGTGAGTGTGGCGGTCCAGGGCGGGTTCACGCCGACGACCGCGACGCTGCTGCCGCTGCTGTACGTCGGAGTCGCCTCCTCCGCCGTCGCCTTCTTGGCCTGGAACAAGGCGATCGCCCTCGTCGGCGCGGCCCGTGCCGGGGCCGTCTACTACCTCCAGCCGGTGTGTGTGGCCCTGCTGTCGTGGGCCGTGCTCGGAGAGAGGGTCGGACCGGTCCAGGTGCTGTGCATGGCGCTGATCCTCGGCGGGGTGATGTTGGGCGCCGCCTCCTAG
- a CDS encoding TetR family transcriptional regulator: MTTTPAPPNPNPRPGPRPRRSDATRDAILVAARERFATDGYERATIRAIAKDAGIDPSMVMRYYGNKEGLFAAAVAVDLKLPDIGGLSPRDVGAVLVRHFLDMWEDDEVLTALLRVGATNQAGAERMQGIFRDQLLPVARQVCPDPEQIPVRAALTASQLLGLALTRYVLRIPPAVALHPEEIVAWLGPTVQRYLTAPNP, translated from the coding sequence ATGACCACCACCCCCGCGCCCCCCAATCCCAACCCCCGCCCCGGCCCCCGCCCCCGTCGCTCCGACGCGACCCGTGACGCGATCCTCGTCGCGGCCAGGGAGCGGTTCGCCACCGACGGGTACGAGCGGGCCACCATCCGCGCCATCGCCAAGGACGCGGGCATCGACCCGTCGATGGTGATGCGCTACTACGGCAACAAGGAGGGCCTGTTCGCGGCGGCCGTCGCGGTCGACCTGAAGCTGCCGGACATCGGCGGGCTCTCCCCGCGGGACGTCGGCGCGGTCCTGGTGCGGCACTTCCTCGACATGTGGGAGGACGACGAGGTCCTCACCGCCCTGCTCCGGGTCGGCGCCACGAATCAGGCCGGGGCCGAGCGCATGCAGGGCATCTTCCGGGACCAGTTGCTGCCGGTGGCCCGGCAGGTGTGCCCCGACCCCGAGCAGATCCCGGTGCGGGCCGCGCTCACGGCGTCGCAACTGCTGGGGCTGGCACTCACCCGGTACGTGCTGCGGATTCCGCCGGCGGTGGCGCTGCACCCCGAGGAGATCGTGGCGTGGCTGGGCCCGACGGTGCAGCGGTATCTCACGGCGCCGAACCCCTAG
- a CDS encoding LysR family transcriptional regulator encodes MVEWDIRKLRILRTLREQGTVTATAEALRMTPSAVSQQLTNLAKQVGVPLLKAQGRRVRLTDAALLVLRHAEAVFEQLERADAELAAHLRGEVGEVRVGAFSTAVPALVVPAVRALRDSAPGVKVRVREAEAGEAYELLAAGEVDLALSLAAQAPVVGDGRFTRVQLLADPLDVALPRGHELAGVPGLRLADLAGEPWIFGGSGPWSDITRGACEAAGFTPRQGHSAAGWTAILAMVEAGMGVALVPRMAAVGRGGVVMRELGADRPVRHVVAAVRRGSEAGVVVGRVLGALEGVAAGVG; translated from the coding sequence ATGGTCGAGTGGGACATCCGGAAACTGCGCATCCTGCGGACACTGCGGGAGCAGGGCACCGTGACCGCGACGGCCGAGGCGCTGCGGATGACTCCGTCGGCGGTGTCGCAGCAGCTGACCAATCTGGCGAAGCAGGTGGGGGTGCCGCTCCTGAAGGCGCAGGGGCGGCGGGTGCGGCTGACGGACGCGGCGCTGCTCGTGCTGCGGCATGCCGAGGCGGTGTTCGAGCAACTGGAGCGGGCGGACGCGGAGTTGGCGGCGCATCTGCGGGGTGAGGTGGGGGAGGTCCGGGTCGGCGCCTTCTCGACCGCGGTGCCCGCGCTGGTCGTACCCGCTGTGCGGGCGCTGCGGGATTCCGCTCCCGGGGTGAAGGTGCGGGTGCGGGAGGCGGAGGCGGGGGAGGCGTACGAACTGCTGGCGGCGGGGGAGGTCGACCTCGCGTTGTCGCTGGCCGCGCAGGCGCCGGTGGTGGGGGACGGACGGTTCACGCGGGTGCAGCTGCTGGCGGACCCGCTGGATGTGGCTCTGCCCCGCGGGCATGAGCTGGCGGGCGTGCCGGGCCTGCGGTTGGCCGACCTGGCCGGGGAGCCGTGGATCTTCGGGGGGAGCGGGCCGTGGTCGGACATTACGCGCGGGGCGTGCGAAGCGGCCGGGTTCACGCCTCGGCAGGGGCACTCGGCGGCGGGGTGGACGGCGATCCTGGCGATGGTGGAGGCGGGGATGGGGGTGGCGTTGGTGCCGCGGATGGCTGCGGTGGGGAGGGGCGGGGTGGTGATGCGGGAGCTGGGGGCGGACCGGCCTGTACGGCATGTGGTGGCGGCGGTACGGCGGGGTAGTGAGGCGGGGGTTGTGGTGGGGCGGGTGCTGGGGGCGTTGGAGGGGGTTGCTGCGGGGGTGGGTTGA
- a CDS encoding PadR family transcriptional regulator: MSTRHILLGLLASGPSHGYDLKRRHDERFPQARPLAYGQVYTTLQRLVRDGLAEVDATESDGGPERTTYRATADGERELAQWAGEIAPPAPFVTNEIFAKVVVSILSGGDPEAYLRAQRAAHMARMRELTHVKTAKGADLATVLSADYALNHLDADLRWMTTTAARLTTLTAEVDTA, from the coding sequence ATGAGCACCCGCCACATCCTGCTGGGGCTGCTCGCCTCGGGGCCGAGCCATGGCTACGACCTGAAGCGGCGCCACGACGAACGTTTCCCGCAGGCCCGTCCGCTGGCCTACGGGCAGGTCTACACGACCCTGCAACGCCTGGTCCGCGACGGTCTGGCCGAGGTCGACGCCACCGAGTCCGACGGCGGCCCGGAGCGTACGACGTACCGTGCGACGGCCGACGGGGAGCGGGAACTCGCCCAGTGGGCAGGGGAGATCGCCCCGCCGGCCCCCTTCGTCACCAACGAGATCTTCGCCAAGGTCGTCGTCTCGATCCTCTCCGGCGGCGACCCGGAGGCCTATCTGCGCGCCCAACGCGCCGCCCACATGGCCCGGATGCGGGAGCTCACGCACGTCAAGACCGCCAAGGGCGCCGATCTCGCGACCGTCCTCTCGGCGGACTACGCCCTCAACCACCTTGACGCCGACCTCCGTTGGATGACCACGACGGCGGCCCGGCTGACCACTCTGACCGCGGAGGTCGACACAGCATGA